The following coding sequences are from one Gemmatimonadota bacterium window:
- a CDS encoding amidohydrolase yields the protein MRLVQTTARLLVVLWVGAGCSAAPAPESEILLYNGKVFTAALEGTPWAEALLIKGERIIRVGSTADLKAAAGPATRSIDLGGRTVVPGFNDAHDHINPARPGVEFATGPSPTPDPGFGPVADSLAALVAREPAGTWLRTAIGERILTDPRARRAALDRIAPNHPVELQAWSGHGVILNSAALVLAGLNDSTPDPLGGWLERSQGRLTGLANEYANYAFYTALTPGAESAVRAGFELRAAAAVRWGTTTIQSMATGLDPATLARVLDSLELPIRLRMIPVPLTNSTGRIVGPWQVLKADGIKWILDGTPIERLATFRQPYSDRSGWYGRLNFPADTVKAFLAEALAAKIQPMIHAVGDSAIGVVLSAMASLAPDSVWRELRPRIEHGDGLSLDQYAAAKSFGVVIVQNSAHFALGPMALARYGAARLPTLQPAKSVLSNGIMLALGSDGPVNPFVNLMLAVIHPNNPPEALTMEQAVRAFTLGSAYAERRDRDKGRLVPGMLADLAVLSHDIFTIPPPELPKTVSVLTLVGGRPVYDPDGWLAPPK from the coding sequence ATGCGTCTTGTCCAAACGACCGCCAGGCTCTTGGTGGTCCTCTGGGTGGGGGCCGGCTGTAGCGCCGCTCCGGCCCCCGAATCAGAAATCCTCCTCTATAACGGCAAGGTCTTCACGGCGGCGCTGGAGGGGACGCCCTGGGCCGAAGCGCTGCTGATCAAGGGTGAACGGATCATCCGGGTCGGTTCCACAGCCGACCTCAAGGCGGCCGCCGGCCCGGCCACCCGGTCAATCGACCTCGGCGGCCGGACGGTGGTTCCCGGATTCAACGACGCCCACGACCATATCAATCCGGCCCGGCCGGGGGTTGAATTCGCGACCGGCCCAAGTCCAACTCCCGACCCGGGCTTCGGCCCGGTTGCCGACAGCCTCGCGGCCCTCGTTGCGCGCGAGCCGGCCGGCACCTGGCTCAGAACCGCGATCGGCGAGCGGATCTTGACCGACCCCCGGGCCCGGCGCGCGGCCCTCGACCGGATTGCACCGAATCACCCGGTCGAGTTGCAGGCCTGGTCCGGGCATGGGGTGATCCTGAATTCCGCGGCGTTGGTCCTGGCCGGCCTCAACGACTCGACCCCGGACCCCCTTGGCGGGTGGCTCGAACGGAGCCAAGGCAGACTGACCGGGCTGGCCAACGAGTATGCCAACTACGCCTTCTACACGGCGCTCACTCCCGGCGCCGAGAGCGCGGTGCGGGCCGGGTTCGAACTCCGGGCCGCCGCCGCGGTGCGGTGGGGTACGACCACCATCCAGTCCATGGCGACTGGGCTCGATCCCGCGACGCTGGCCCGGGTGCTCGACTCACTCGAGCTGCCGATTCGGCTCCGGATGATCCCGGTGCCGCTCACTAATTCGACCGGCCGAATCGTCGGCCCGTGGCAGGTACTCAAGGCCGACGGGATCAAATGGATTCTCGACGGCACCCCGATCGAGCGCCTGGCCACTTTTCGGCAACCGTATAGCGATCGAAGCGGCTGGTACGGCCGGCTCAATTTTCCCGCCGATACCGTCAAGGCGTTCTTGGCCGAGGCGCTCGCGGCCAAGATCCAACCGATGATCCATGCGGTCGGCGATAGCGCCATCGGCGTGGTGCTCTCGGCGATGGCGAGCCTCGCTCCCGATTCGGTCTGGCGCGAGCTCCGGCCTCGGATCGAACACGGCGACGGGCTCTCCCTCGATCAGTACGCGGCGGCGAAGTCCTTCGGTGTCGTCATCGTCCAGAACTCGGCCCACTTTGCCCTGGGCCCGATGGCCCTGGCCCGGTACGGTGCCGCCCGGCTTCCGACGCTCCAGCCCGCCAAGAGCGTCCTGAGCAACGGAATCATGCTGGCGTTAGGCTCCGACGGCCCCGTCAATCCCTTTGTGAACCTGATGCTCGCGGTCATCCACCCGAACAATCCGCCCGAGGCGTTGACCATGGAGCAGGCCGTCCGGGCGTTCACCCTCGGCTCGGCGTATGCCGAGCGTCGCGACCGGGACAAAGGCCGCCTGGTGCCGGGGATGCTGGCCGACCTGGCGGTCCTCTCTCATGACATTTTCACGATCCCTCCGCCGGAACTGCCGAAGACCGTCAGCGTGTTGACGCTGGTTGGCGGCCGACCGGTGTACGACCCTGATGGGTGGCTCGCGCCACCGAAATGA
- a CDS encoding S9 family peptidase has protein sequence MGGSRHRNETRLMIIPALAVLLVSFQQDGRIPTPIRQSSGAGTARVPLTIEDVSRNDRWLGLGVRDVRWAPDGSGVYFRWNIKPKSAELPEADPWFRTDAAGQWAEPVPAGAAALVPGASLVWSRSGRLATWAEGSSLYLFDGAATRRIATLAGPIARPRFARADGAVEFEVGEGLYRYGVTGGGIELVAIRVVPDHPAPTDAARQLARQQRDLFPSVRQADRDRELRAALARGKPGTPFAIPVPAGTKVDRIELSPDGRYLTFRATTTDLRRPPTKYLDFVDPSGYSKVLDARSKTGEPRDLIRLGVVAAVPTVPADSLEVRWITLPEAGDERTEPAGLFWNLEGTRAVAQFVGEHDHDLWIAEIDPTSGKTRVLTHDQDEGWLGGPPIQSNYVQAALLEWLPGNRFVFASERSGWSHLYLAEPDGSVRPLTTGEWEVREASLSRDRTQWLLQTSQEHPSDDQLAVMPAAGGPLRPLTRGAGRNGGVLSPDGTRVAITNSTTSQLPDLFLRATAGSDPARRVTMSGTDEFTRHRLVNPEIVSFAHPDGKSVWAALYRPAQPNRERAAVIHFHGGGYRQFAHRGWSVYGWGLHVGFLHYLLQSGYTVLDFDYRGGAGFGKAYRTDVTGAMGITDVDGAVAAARYLVRTQGIDSTRIGVYGVSYGGFMTLMSQFRYPGIFAAGIARASVTDYAHYSDEWTSRILGLPQRDTAAYRRSSPIYYAEGLKDHLLVEHGLVDDNVHFQDAARLVQRLVELGKDFEVMYYPSEPHTVQTEASRLDQSKRAIRFFDRYLRGRGRPDER, from the coding sequence ATGGGTGGCTCGCGCCACCGAAATGAGACCCGCCTCATGATCATACCTGCCCTGGCCGTCCTGCTCGTGTCATTCCAACAAGACGGCCGGATCCCGACTCCGATTCGCCAGTCGTCCGGGGCCGGTACCGCCCGGGTTCCCCTCACGATTGAAGACGTCTCCCGGAATGATCGCTGGCTCGGCCTCGGGGTTCGTGATGTTCGCTGGGCCCCCGACGGATCGGGGGTCTACTTCCGCTGGAACATCAAACCCAAGTCAGCCGAACTTCCGGAGGCCGATCCCTGGTTTCGGACCGATGCCGCCGGCCAATGGGCCGAGCCGGTCCCCGCGGGCGCCGCCGCGCTCGTTCCCGGCGCGTCGCTGGTCTGGAGCCGCTCCGGCCGCCTCGCCACGTGGGCGGAGGGATCGTCGCTCTACCTGTTCGATGGCGCGGCCACTCGCCGGATTGCGACCCTGGCCGGCCCGATCGCCCGACCCCGGTTTGCCCGCGCCGACGGGGCCGTCGAGTTCGAGGTGGGTGAGGGGCTCTACCGCTATGGCGTGACCGGCGGGGGCATCGAGCTGGTGGCGATTCGCGTCGTCCCGGACCACCCGGCTCCGACCGATGCCGCCCGGCAACTGGCGCGGCAACAACGAGATCTGTTTCCGAGCGTTCGGCAGGCCGATCGCGACCGGGAGCTCCGGGCCGCCTTGGCTCGCGGCAAGCCGGGCACGCCGTTTGCCATTCCAGTGCCGGCGGGCACCAAGGTCGACCGGATCGAGCTCTCCCCCGATGGCCGATACCTGACCTTTCGGGCCACAACGACCGACCTGCGACGGCCCCCGACCAAGTACCTCGACTTCGTTGATCCGAGCGGGTACAGCAAAGTGCTCGACGCGCGGTCCAAGACCGGTGAACCCCGCGACCTCATCCGGCTCGGCGTGGTGGCCGCGGTTCCGACGGTGCCGGCCGATAGTCTCGAAGTTCGGTGGATCACCCTGCCGGAAGCCGGCGACGAGCGGACCGAACCGGCGGGGCTGTTCTGGAATCTCGAGGGGACCCGGGCGGTAGCCCAGTTCGTCGGCGAGCATGACCACGACCTCTGGATTGCGGAGATCGACCCGACGTCGGGCAAGACCAGGGTGCTCACCCATGATCAGGACGAGGGGTGGCTCGGCGGCCCGCCGATCCAGAGCAACTACGTTCAGGCGGCCCTGCTGGAATGGTTGCCGGGCAATCGCTTCGTGTTCGCCTCGGAGCGGAGCGGCTGGAGCCACCTCTACCTGGCCGAGCCCGATGGCAGCGTTCGCCCGCTCACGACCGGTGAGTGGGAGGTCCGAGAGGCGTCGCTCTCCCGGGATCGAACCCAGTGGCTGCTCCAGACCAGCCAGGAGCATCCCTCGGATGATCAGCTCGCGGTCATGCCCGCGGCCGGGGGTCCGCTTCGCCCGCTCACCCGTGGCGCCGGCCGGAACGGGGGTGTCCTTTCGCCGGACGGCACTCGGGTCGCCATCACCAATTCCACCACCTCCCAACTGCCCGACCTCTTCCTCCGCGCCACGGCTGGATCGGACCCGGCCCGGCGAGTGACTATGAGCGGGACCGACGAATTCACCCGGCACCGCTTGGTCAACCCCGAAATCGTGTCGTTCGCCCATCCCGACGGCAAATCAGTATGGGCCGCGCTCTACCGGCCGGCCCAGCCGAACCGGGAACGGGCGGCGGTCATCCATTTCCACGGCGGCGGCTATCGCCAATTCGCGCATCGGGGCTGGTCGGTGTATGGCTGGGGTCTCCATGTCGGGTTCCTCCACTACCTGCTCCAGTCGGGTTATACCGTCCTCGATTTCGACTATCGGGGCGGGGCCGGCTTCGGGAAGGCCTATCGAACCGATGTGACCGGGGCAATGGGCATCACGGACGTCGACGGCGCGGTTGCGGCCGCTCGCTACCTGGTCCGGACCCAGGGGATCGACTCGACTCGGATCGGGGTCTATGGTGTGTCGTACGGCGGGTTCATGACCCTGATGAGCCAGTTCCGCTACCCCGGGATCTTCGCGGCCGGGATCGCCCGGGCCTCGGTTACCGACTACGCCCACTACAGTGACGAATGGACCAGCCGGATTCTTGGCCTGCCCCAGCGAGACACGGCGGCCTACCGCCGCTCGAGCCCGATCTACTACGCCGAGGGCCTCAAGGACCACCTGTTGGTCGAACACGGGCTCGTCGATGACAACGTTCACTTTCAGGACGCGGCCCGGCTGGTGCAACGCCTGGTCGAACTCGGAAAGGACTTCGAGGTGATGTACTACCCCTCGGAGCCCCACACCGTCCAGACCGAGGCCAGTCGTTTGGACCAGTCCAAGCGGGCCATTCGGTTCTTCGATCGCTACCTTCGGGGCCGGGGCCGGCCCGACGAGCGCTAG
- a CDS encoding (2Fe-2S)-binding protein — MATITVNGQAQEVAADSTTPLLWVLRDVLGMTGTKYGCGIAQCGACTVHLDGVPVRSCSIPLSAVGAKKVTTIEGLSPDGSHPVQQAWVELQVPQCGYCQSGQIMSAVALLESKPQPTDADIDQAMNGNICRCGTYQRVRAAIHRAAETKQA; from the coding sequence ATGGCCACCATTACCGTCAACGGCCAAGCGCAGGAAGTCGCCGCCGACTCCACGACCCCGCTGCTCTGGGTCCTCCGCGACGTCCTGGGCATGACCGGCACCAAGTATGGATGCGGGATTGCCCAGTGCGGCGCGTGCACCGTCCATCTCGACGGCGTTCCGGTCCGTTCGTGCTCGATCCCGCTCTCGGCGGTTGGCGCCAAGAAAGTCACCACCATCGAGGGGCTCTCGCCCGATGGGAGTCACCCGGTCCAGCAGGCCTGGGTCGAACTGCAGGTGCCCCAGTGCGGTTACTGCCAGAGCGGTCAGATCATGTCGGCGGTGGCGTTGCTCGAATCCAAGCCCCAGCCGACCGATGCCGACATCGATCAGGCCATGAACGGGAACATCTGTCGCTGCGGGACCTATCAACGGGTCCGCGCCGCCATCCACCGCGCCGCCGAAACGAAGCAGGCCTAA
- a CDS encoding xanthine dehydrogenase family protein molybdopterin-binding subunit: protein MNPKPTTVSRRDFVRVGVAVGGGLLVTVYGCGPKDAATPVAGAAGLFEPNAFVQIDGSGNVLVLSKHLEMGQGTYTGLATLIADELDADWSRVRVEGAPADAKKYGNAGLGGMQGTGGSNAIASSFEQHRKAGATARAVLVAAAAKQWGVPATELTTEPGVVVHAKSNRRAEYGTLVAAAAKLPVPETVTLKDPKDFRYIGKEKGTPRVDAKPKSTGTATYTQDVKLPGMLTAVVAHPPLFGATVKSFDATKAKAVPGVVDVVQIPTGVAVLGEHFWAARQGRAALTVEWDTSAANKRGTTEVMAEFRELAGQPGIEIRKDGDAEAAIGTAAKTIEATYEFPFLAHASMEPLNCVVHLRKDGAEVWNGDQFQTADQGAVAGVFGMKPEQVRINTLYSGGSFGRRANAKSDYVVEAATIAKAIEGRAPVKMIWTREDDTGAGYFRPAFLHRIKGGIDASGNPVAWWHRIVGPALMDGTPFMPPDGKDPSSFEGAADHPYAVANVFVDTHFPKSGIPVQWWRSVGHTHTAFAVEMFIDELAKAAGKDPVEFRRGLLAKEPRRLGVLNLAAEKAGWGTPLPAGRARGIAVHKSFNTYVAEVAEVSLEGGKPRVHRVVCAVDCGIVVNPDVVRAQMEGGIAFGLGAALYGQIQIDKGRVVSTNFDKYRVLRQREMPVVEVHMVASTEAPTGVGEPGTPPIGPAVANALFALTGKPIRKAPLAV, encoded by the coding sequence ATGAATCCGAAACCAACGACGGTAAGCCGGCGGGACTTCGTCCGCGTCGGGGTAGCGGTTGGCGGCGGTCTGTTGGTCACGGTGTATGGCTGCGGACCGAAGGATGCTGCCACGCCGGTGGCCGGTGCCGCGGGCCTCTTCGAGCCCAATGCCTTCGTGCAGATCGACGGGAGCGGCAACGTGCTCGTGCTCTCCAAGCACCTCGAAATGGGGCAGGGTACCTACACCGGGTTAGCCACCCTCATTGCCGACGAGTTGGACGCGGATTGGAGCCGGGTCCGGGTCGAAGGCGCTCCGGCGGACGCGAAAAAGTACGGCAACGCCGGCCTCGGCGGCATGCAGGGCACCGGCGGGTCGAACGCCATCGCCTCCTCATTTGAGCAACATCGGAAGGCTGGTGCAACGGCCCGGGCGGTTCTGGTGGCCGCGGCGGCCAAGCAATGGGGTGTCCCCGCCACCGAACTCACGACGGAACCAGGGGTTGTGGTCCACGCCAAGAGCAATCGGCGCGCCGAGTACGGGACCTTGGTGGCTGCCGCGGCCAAGTTGCCGGTACCGGAGACTGTCACCCTCAAGGATCCCAAGGACTTCCGTTACATCGGGAAGGAGAAGGGTACCCCGCGGGTCGATGCCAAGCCCAAAAGCACGGGCACGGCTACCTACACCCAAGATGTCAAACTACCCGGCATGTTGACGGCGGTCGTGGCCCATCCGCCCCTGTTCGGTGCCACGGTCAAGTCATTCGACGCCACCAAGGCCAAAGCGGTCCCCGGCGTGGTCGACGTGGTGCAGATTCCGACTGGTGTGGCGGTGCTCGGCGAGCACTTCTGGGCCGCCCGGCAAGGGCGTGCCGCTCTCACGGTCGAGTGGGATACCTCGGCGGCCAACAAGCGGGGCACCACCGAAGTGATGGCCGAGTTCCGTGAGTTGGCGGGCCAGCCCGGCATCGAGATCCGCAAGGACGGCGATGCCGAGGCTGCCATTGGCACGGCGGCCAAGACCATCGAGGCTACCTACGAGTTTCCGTTCCTGGCCCATGCGTCGATGGAGCCGCTCAACTGCGTGGTCCACCTCCGGAAGGATGGCGCGGAAGTCTGGAACGGCGATCAGTTCCAAACCGCCGACCAAGGCGCCGTCGCCGGGGTTTTCGGCATGAAGCCAGAGCAGGTCAGGATCAACACACTGTACTCCGGGGGCAGCTTTGGCCGGCGCGCCAACGCCAAGTCCGACTACGTGGTTGAGGCGGCCACCATCGCCAAGGCCATCGAGGGCCGGGCCCCGGTCAAAATGATCTGGACCCGGGAGGACGACACCGGCGCCGGGTACTTCCGCCCCGCGTTCCTGCATCGGATCAAGGGCGGCATTGACGCCTCCGGCAATCCGGTGGCCTGGTGGCACCGGATCGTCGGTCCGGCGCTGATGGATGGCACTCCGTTCATGCCGCCGGACGGCAAGGACCCGTCATCGTTCGAAGGCGCGGCGGATCATCCCTATGCCGTTGCCAATGTGTTCGTCGACACTCATTTCCCGAAGAGCGGGATTCCGGTTCAGTGGTGGCGGTCGGTCGGGCACACCCACACCGCCTTTGCCGTCGAAATGTTCATCGACGAGCTGGCCAAGGCGGCCGGCAAAGATCCGGTCGAATTCCGCCGCGGCCTCTTGGCCAAGGAGCCCCGGCGGTTGGGGGTTCTCAACCTGGCCGCCGAGAAGGCTGGCTGGGGCACGCCGCTTCCCGCCGGCCGGGCCCGCGGGATCGCGGTCCACAAATCGTTCAACACCTATGTGGCCGAGGTGGCTGAAGTGTCGCTCGAAGGGGGCAAGCCGCGGGTCCACCGGGTGGTGTGCGCGGTCGACTGCGGGATCGTGGTCAATCCGGATGTGGTGCGGGCCCAGATGGAGGGAGGCATTGCCTTTGGCTTAGGCGCTGCGCTTTATGGCCAGATTCAAATCGACAAGGGTCGGGTCGTGTCGACCAATTTCGACAAATACCGGGTCCTCCGGCAGCGGGAAATGCCGGTGGTCGAAGTTCACATGGTCGCCTCGACCGAAGCGCCGACCGGCGTCGGTGAACCCGGCACCCCACCGATTGGTCCGGCGGTGGCCAACGCCTTGTTTGCCCTGACCGGGAAACCGATCCGAAAAGCGCCGCTCGCCGTCTGA
- a CDS encoding DUF4440 domain-containing protein — translation MERTSPKMKFLCCYWALLAPVALTAQTTDTLPARVATKQIDAFNQHDLDGFMALYAEDAVVAEFPSGKILRTGKTAIREHYAAMFKANTMPPVRVPTRVVDGAFVVDYEEWDAKAGERNHATWMYEIRGGLIRRGWTLRM, via the coding sequence ATGGAGAGGACCAGCCCTAAGATGAAATTCTTATGCTGTTACTGGGCCTTGCTGGCCCCCGTTGCGCTGACCGCCCAAACAACCGACACCCTGCCAGCCCGGGTGGCCACCAAACAAATCGACGCGTTCAACCAGCACGACCTCGACGGCTTCATGGCATTGTACGCCGAGGATGCCGTCGTGGCCGAGTTCCCGTCCGGAAAGATCCTCCGGACGGGCAAGACAGCGATCCGGGAACACTACGCCGCGATGTTCAAGGCCAACACGATGCCCCCGGTTCGGGTACCGACGCGGGTGGTCGATGGCGCGTTCGTGGTGGATTACGAGGAGTGGGACGCTAAAGCGGGCGAGCGGAACCATGCGACGTGGATGTACGAAATTCGGGGCGGGTTGATTCGAAGGGGTTGGACCCTCCGGATGTAG
- a CDS encoding alcohol dehydrogenase, translated as MPAGFLRNENSPQHGDALYLAPLPNLVQAMRALTLVEHGGMDRLLVQDVPTPSVDGPDQIRISVKAAALNRLDLFILGGLPGITLGFPHVVGTDAAGVVDQVGAGVSGLAPGDRVVVNPGLSCGVCPMCQSGEDPFCRNFQILGEHRAGTVAEYLVVPARNVVKVSDRLNWAEAAALPLAALTAWRMIVSRARVETGETVLIWGIGGGVSLAALQIAKHQGARVVVTSSSDAKLVAAKALGADLTLNHGTQDVAKEVRAWTKRGADVVVDSVGEKTWDKSLKALRPGGRLVTCGATTGPHVQIDIRKLFWFQWTIMGSTMGSVPEFEAMMASANSGAIVPVVDLIVPMDQGLKAYQRMESGEQMGKVVIEVSP; from the coding sequence ATGCCTGCTGGATTTCTGCGGAACGAGAACTCCCCGCAGCACGGTGACGCCTTATATCTTGCACCACTTCCCAACCTTGTGCAAGCTATGAGAGCGCTGACGCTAGTCGAACATGGCGGCATGGACCGTCTCCTGGTCCAGGACGTCCCCACTCCTTCGGTCGATGGTCCTGACCAAATCCGAATTTCCGTTAAGGCCGCTGCCCTTAACCGATTGGATTTATTCATCTTAGGAGGCCTCCCCGGGATCACCCTTGGCTTCCCCCACGTGGTCGGCACCGACGCCGCGGGCGTGGTGGACCAAGTCGGGGCCGGCGTTTCGGGCCTTGCCCCGGGCGACCGGGTCGTCGTCAACCCGGGGCTTTCCTGCGGGGTGTGCCCGATGTGTCAATCGGGTGAAGACCCCTTTTGCCGGAATTTCCAGATTCTCGGCGAGCACCGGGCCGGAACGGTGGCCGAGTATTTGGTGGTGCCGGCGCGAAATGTGGTCAAGGTGAGCGACCGGCTGAATTGGGCCGAGGCGGCCGCGCTGCCGCTAGCCGCGTTGACGGCGTGGCGGATGATCGTCTCCCGAGCCCGGGTCGAGACGGGCGAAACCGTGTTGATCTGGGGCATCGGCGGCGGCGTGTCGCTCGCCGCGCTCCAAATCGCGAAGCACCAGGGCGCCCGGGTGGTGGTCACCAGCTCATCGGATGCCAAGCTTGTCGCGGCCAAGGCGTTAGGCGCCGACCTGACCCTCAACCATGGAACCCAGGACGTGGCCAAGGAGGTTCGCGCCTGGACCAAGCGGGGCGCCGATGTGGTCGTCGATTCGGTCGGCGAGAAAACCTGGGACAAGTCCCTCAAGGCGCTCCGTCCGGGCGGGCGTTTGGTTACCTGTGGCGCTACGACCGGCCCCCACGTCCAGATCGATATCCGGAAGCTGTTCTGGTTCCAGTGGACCATCATGGGGTCCACCATGGGCTCGGTGCCGGAGTTTGAAGCCATGATGGCGTCGGCCAACAGCGGAGCGATCGTCCCGGTGGTGGACCTGATCGTGCCAATGGACCAGGGTCTCAAGGCCTATCAACGCATGGAAAGCGGCGAGCAGATGGGGAAGGTCGTCATCGAGGTCTCCCCGTGA
- the selD gene encoding selenide, water dikinase SelD translates to MSDASRDQRPRIRLTSLSHGAGUASKLGPSELAQVLRHVPGITDPNVLVDAASKDDAAVYRIADDRALVVTVDFFPPIVDNPATWGAIAAANALSDIYAMGATPIFALNLVGWPRDIVPFSMLGEVLDGAARIAKQAGCLILGGHSIDDPEPKFGMVVVGDVHPDRMLTNAGARPGDLIVLTKPLGTGILTTALKRGIIEESELAEAIGVMTTLNDSAAKAAVAHGATAATDVTGFGLLGHLRNILGASQVGAQLDVARLPLLAGAVELAAQGAVPGGTRRNLETVAVEWGDDVSPMEQLLMADAQTSGGLLITIPEDRIRGLIEALRAARTPTHRVIGHITARSGVIKVGRGSGL, encoded by the coding sequence ATGAGTGATGCATCACGCGATCAGCGCCCGAGGATCCGACTCACGTCGTTATCGCACGGCGCGGGTTGAGCCAGTAAACTCGGACCGTCCGAGTTGGCGCAGGTGCTGCGCCACGTTCCCGGGATCACCGATCCCAACGTATTGGTCGACGCCGCCTCCAAGGACGACGCCGCGGTCTATCGCATTGCCGATGATCGGGCTCTCGTGGTGACGGTCGATTTCTTCCCGCCCATCGTCGACAATCCGGCCACCTGGGGCGCCATTGCCGCCGCCAACGCCTTGAGCGACATCTACGCGATGGGGGCCACCCCGATTTTCGCCCTCAATCTAGTGGGATGGCCCCGAGACATCGTGCCCTTCAGCATGTTGGGCGAGGTCCTGGACGGCGCTGCCCGGATCGCCAAGCAGGCCGGCTGCCTGATTCTCGGCGGGCACTCGATCGATGATCCCGAGCCCAAGTTCGGGATGGTCGTCGTCGGCGACGTCCACCCCGACCGGATGCTGACCAACGCCGGCGCCCGGCCCGGCGATCTGATCGTCCTCACCAAGCCCCTTGGCACCGGCATTCTCACCACCGCGCTCAAACGCGGCATCATCGAGGAATCAGAACTTGCCGAAGCCATCGGAGTCATGACCACCCTGAACGACAGCGCGGCCAAAGCGGCCGTGGCCCATGGCGCCACCGCCGCCACCGACGTCACCGGCTTTGGACTGCTGGGCCATCTCCGGAATATCCTCGGAGCCAGTCAGGTCGGCGCTCAACTGGACGTGGCTCGGCTTCCGCTTTTGGCCGGGGCTGTCGAACTGGCCGCTCAGGGCGCGGTGCCCGGGGGCACCCGTCGGAACCTCGAGACCGTCGCGGTCGAGTGGGGCGACGACGTGTCCCCGATGGAACAGCTCCTCATGGCCGACGCCCAAACGTCGGGAGGTCTCCTAATCACGATTCCCGAGGACCGGATTCGAGGGCTGATAGAGGCACTCCGGGCCGCTCGGACCCCGACCCACCGGGTCATCGGGCATATCACCGCCCGGTCCGGAGTCATCAAGGTGGGCAGGGGCAGCGGTCTGTAG
- a CDS encoding ribonuclease HI gives MIVVAHLDESCLGNGREGDNPGGTGGLIEIRTPKGIERREFYQHSPATTNNRMALAGAIALLQLLSAKGKRLRVLIVSDSEYLVRGAREWLPGWVSRGWKRKSGAIENLELWRALHASLARHATQLVWVRGHAGQVKNEFANDLAVRAAKEQITSEGIAAATFDPWLGAQRAKGRYLGYDPDATFTALESRVAGGESLPLGLEEKR, from the coding sequence ATGATCGTCGTGGCACATCTGGACGAGAGCTGCCTTGGCAACGGCCGGGAGGGAGACAACCCGGGGGGCACCGGCGGCCTGATCGAGATCCGGACCCCGAAAGGCATTGAGCGGCGCGAGTTCTACCAACACTCCCCGGCCACCACCAACAACCGGATGGCGCTCGCCGGTGCCATCGCCCTGCTCCAACTGCTGTCGGCCAAGGGCAAGCGGCTCCGGGTCCTGATCGTGTCGGACTCGGAGTATCTGGTTCGCGGGGCCCGCGAATGGCTGCCCGGCTGGGTCAGCCGGGGCTGGAAGCGAAAAAGCGGCGCCATCGAGAATCTCGAATTGTGGCGAGCCCTCCACGCCTCCCTGGCCCGTCATGCCACCCAATTGGTCTGGGTTCGGGGCCACGCGGGCCAAGTGAAGAACGAATTTGCCAACGACCTGGCGGTTCGGGCCGCCAAGGAGCAGATCACGTCGGAAGGGATCGCCGCCGCCACCTTCGACCCGTGGCTCGGAGCCCAGCGGGCCAAGGGCCGCTACCTTGGTTACGACCCCGACGCCACCTTCACCGCCCTCGAAAGCCGGGTGGCCGGGGGTGAATCACTCCCGCTCGGACTCGAAGAGAAGCGATGA
- a CDS encoding zinc ribbon domain-containing protein, which yields MMTDLERFVKRLVERLEARDPTGLYRPVNVGDLRASIMPYRLNRSALELSSHEEYELLVLRLVAEEGGFARTNPAESAARCREEVNSPNPDLDIVEDLNDTTIQFGAATLSALGTRHAALAPEPPPPEPEPPPPPPSAERRVPSAESVESVECATCHRPLPTHREVTFCPYCGTRLGRLQCGRCGDDIEPDWSHCIRCGATAGGG from the coding sequence ATGATGACCGACCTGGAACGATTCGTCAAACGCCTGGTCGAGCGGCTCGAAGCTCGCGATCCAACCGGCCTCTATCGCCCCGTCAACGTCGGCGATCTCCGCGCCTCCATCATGCCCTACCGTCTGAACCGGTCGGCCCTGGAGCTGTCGAGTCACGAGGAGTACGAACTTCTGGTCCTCCGCCTCGTGGCCGAGGAGGGCGGCTTTGCCCGGACCAACCCAGCCGAATCCGCCGCCCGGTGCCGCGAAGAGGTCAACTCCCCGAACCCCGACCTGGACATCGTCGAGGATCTCAACGACACGACGATCCAGTTCGGGGCAGCAACGCTCTCGGCACTCGGCACGCGGCACGCGGCACTCGCCCCCGAGCCCCCGCCCCCCGAGCCCGAGCCACCTCCACCCCCGCCGAGTGCCGAGCGCCGAGTGCCGAGTGCCGAGTCCGTCGAGTCCGTCGAGTGCGCCACCTGCCACCGCCCGCTGCCCACTCATCGGGAAGTCACCTTCTGCCCGTATTGCGGGACCCGGCTTGGGCGGCTTCAGTGCGGGCGCTGCGGTGACGACATCGAACCCGATTGGAGTCACTGTATCCGCTGCGGCGCCACCGCGGGTGGCGGATGA